From a region of the Salinispira pacifica genome:
- a CDS encoding response regulator, whose translation MKLPRILLVEDEILIRMFMKKQLEKHGLTVAAETGDSRDVEDLVLSKTPDLVFLDVRLEGPLSGTDLAPIILKRSSAAMVFVSAYELPSHLIPGDPRVLGVYQKPLAQNSVKEILGRWNEYLVST comes from the coding sequence ATGAAATTGCCCCGGATTCTCCTGGTTGAGGATGAGATTCTCATACGAATGTTCATGAAAAAGCAGCTGGAAAAACACGGTCTTACGGTTGCGGCTGAAACAGGGGATAGCCGGGATGTTGAGGATTTGGTGCTTTCCAAAACACCCGATCTTGTATTCTTGGATGTTCGTCTGGAAGGGCCGCTGAGCGGTACAGATCTTGCGCCGATCATTTTAAAGCGGAGTTCTGCCGCGATGGTTTTTGTCAGTGCCTATGAACTTCCTTCCCATCTTATTCCCGGGGATCCACGGGTGTTGGGAGTGTACCAGAAACCCCTGGCACAAAATTCGGTGAAGGAAATTCTGGGGAGATGGAATGAGTACCTGGTTTCTACCTGA